A genomic window from Glycine soja cultivar W05 chromosome 10, ASM419377v2, whole genome shotgun sequence includes:
- the LOC114371979 gene encoding ferric reduction oxidase 4-like codes for MRSHTFLRITSLLVFIGWLTVWILLPTKVYKNTWTPKLKTKLNSTYFREQGTNLLLFTFPVMLIGALSCIYLHLHEKGTEKLPSKSGGVVNRWLCFLRRPFLVMSPIGIVTSMEIIFALMFVALLIWSLSNYLHTSFGHLHMHKEGEKVWQAKFRSVSLRLGYIGNICWAFLFFPVTRGSSILPLVGLTSESSIKYHIWLGHLSNVLFAAHTVGFFIYWGITHQMKETLEWSKTYVSNVAGVIAILIALVMWVTSFPGFRRKMYEVFFYTHHLYTLYILFYAMHVGVEWMCMISPGIFLFLIDRHLRFLQSRQCAPLLSARLLPCGALELNFSKNPSLYYNPTSMVFINVPKISKLQWHPFTVISSCNMETDILSVAVKTGGSWSNKLYQELSSSALDHLNVSVEGPYGPTTTSQFLRYKQLVLVSGGSGITPFISIIRDLIFQNRQEQESHVPKVLLVCAFKNSADLTMLDLLLPLFVSTTQFSNLHQLQIEAYITREKEEAPRDSQKQIQTKWFKPILSDSPISLVLGPNNWLWLGAIISSSFLMFLLLLGIITRYYIYPIENNSDEVYHWTFKVLWFMFLLCAVICICSSAVFLWWKRQNSLESKQIMNVEFPTPTRSPGSWIYGSERELESLPHQSLVQATNVHFGARPDLKKILFECKDKDIGVLVSGPRSMRHEVGKICASGLADNLHFESFSFTW; via the exons ATGAGGAGCCACACATTCCTTAGGATAACTTCACTTTTGGTGTTTATTGGGTGGCTCACGGTTTGGATCTTGTTGCCTACAAAGGTTTACAAGAACACCTGGACCCCCAAACTCAAAACCAAGTTAAACTCTACATACTTTAGAGAGCAAG GAACAAATCTCTTGCTTTTCACATTCCCCGTTATGCTCATAGGGGCCCTGAGCTGCATCTATCTCCATCTTCACGAAAAAGGAACGGAAAAGCTACCTTCCAAAAG CGGAGGAGTTGTAAACAGATGGTTATGTTTCTTGAGACGTCCATTTCTTGTGATGTCTCCAATAGGAATTGTCACATCTATGGAGATTATTTTTGCACTCATGTTTGTCGCACTCTTGATATGGTCCCTTTCCAATTACTTACATACCAGCTTTGGACACCTCCATATGCACAAGGAGGGCGAGAAAGT GTGGCAAGCAAAGTTCAGGAGTGTATCCCTGAGACTTGGGTACATAGGAAACATATGTTGGGCATTTCTATTCTTTCCAGTGACAAGAGGATCCTCTATTCTTCCCCTTGTTGGACTCACATCTGAGTCAAGCATCAAGTACCATATCTGGCTTGGACATCTATCCAATGTTCTCTTTGCTGCGCATACTGTAGGTTTCTTCATCTATTGGGGCATCACACACCAAATGAAAGag ACACTAGAGTGGAGCAAGACATATGTATCAAATGTAGCTGGGGTGATTGCAATTTTAATTGCATTAGTGATGTGGGTGACCAGCTTTCCAGGGTTCAGGCGAAAAATgtatgaggttttcttctacacTCACCATCTCTACACTCTCTACATCTTATTTTATGCCATGCACGTCGGCGTTGAATGGATGTGCATGATTTCTCCGgggattttcctttttctcattGATAGACACCTTAGATTCTTACAATCTCGCCAATGTGCTCCGTTGCTATCAGCTCGCCTTTTACCTTGTGGTGCACTTGAACTCAACTTCTCCAAGAATCCAA GTTTATACTATAACCCCACGAGCATGGTGTTTATAAATGTGCCCAAGATTTCCAAGCTGCAGTGGCACCCTTTTACAGTCATTTCAAGTTGTAACATGGAAACAGATATTCTGAGTGTTGCCGTTAAAACTGGGGGTAGCTGGTCAAACAAACTTTATCAGGAACTTTCCTCATCTGCTTTGGATCATCTCAACGTTTCTGTTGAAGGACCCTATGGACCAACTACGACTTCACAATTTTTAAG GTACAAGCAGCTTGTGTTGGTGAGTGGTGGAAGTGGCATCACTCCCTTCATATCCATAATCCGGGATCTCATATTTCAAAACCGACAAGAACAAGAATCCCACGTTCCAAAAGTCCTACTTGTTTGTGCTTTCAAGAATTCTGCTGATCTAACCATGTTAgatcttttgcttcctcttttTGTTTCAACAACTCAATTCTCAAACCTTCATCAATTGCAAATCGAGGCCTATATTaccagagaaaaagaagaagcccCAAGAGATTCTCAAAAACAAATCCAAACCAAATGGTTTAAGCCTATCCTCTCAGACTCTCCTATCTCACTTGTATTAGGCCCAAACAACTGGCTATGGCTTGGTGCTATAATCTCGTCATCCTTTCTCATGTTCCTCCTCCTTTTGGGGATTATCACTCGTTACTACATATATCCAATTGAAAATAACTCAGATGAAGTTTATCATTGGACCTTTAAGGTTTTGTGGTTCATGTTTCTACTTTGTGCAGTCATATGCATATGTTCTAGTGCAGTTTTTCTTTGGTGGAAGAGACAAAACTCCTTGGAAAGTAAGCAAATCATGAATGTAGAATTTCCAACACCAACAAGGTCACCAGGGTCATGGATTTATGGCTCAGAGAGAGAACTAGAAAGTCTTCCCCACCAGTCTCTAGTGCAAGCAACCAATGTGCATTTTGGTGCAAGACCTGATCTCAAGA AAATTCTTTTTGAGTGCAAAGACAAAGACATTGGAGTCTTGGTTTCTGGGCCAAGGAGCATGAGACATGAAGTTGGCAAAATCTGTGCTTCCGGTCTAGCTGATAATCTTCACTTTGAATCATTCAGCTTTACATGGTGA